The Punica granatum isolate Tunisia-2019 chromosome 4, ASM765513v2, whole genome shotgun sequence sequence CCATTCTCTTCCTGCATTTGGTCTATATCTATGTCTATGCCAGTTCTTGTTCAGCTGCCGAGGATATGGAGATGGGAAAAAGTTCTGATATTTACTGAATTATTATTAGGAGAACTGATTTTTACCTGGGAAAAAGTTTTTGAGTCCTTAACTTCACCTTTCCAATTTTCAGGAGTACGTATACAACAGGCTTCAGTTCAGGTCAGTGATGCAGCAAttagattaagaaaatatgaCGAGGCATTCCTGTTACTAACGTTTGCTTTGGTTGGATTTCTATCAGacatttattaatataaaatttttatcttGCAACTGCTGCAGCTATGGATGGTACTTCACATTTGTGCAAGGGTTTGTGTACCTTTTTCTGCTTTATCTTCAAGGCTTCACCACCAAGCAAATGGTGAATCCATGGAAGACTTATGTGAAACTGTCTGCAGTTCTTATGGGCTCCCATGGCCTCACAAAAGGGTCCTTGGCTTTTCTCAATTACCCTGCTCAGCTCATGTTTAAATCAACCAAGGCTAGTGAGACTACTTGTAAATCTGTGCAAATACTCAGTCGATCCCCTAAAGGACACTTACGAGCTGTTTCTTGCTTAagaatatcaaatattatacCATCAAATGTCTCCACAGCACATGTTCCACATAACTGATTATGAAAGCCTTTTCGGGTACCATACTAATAGAGAGCACTGGAATTTCAGGTTCTGCCGGTAATGATAATGGGTACCTTCATCCCGGGTTTGAGAAGGAAATACCCCCCACGAGAATACGTTTCCGCGATCCTCTTAGTTGTGGGTTTGATCCTCTTCACTTTGGCAGATGCTCAGACATCTCCCAACTTCAGTGTGATCGGTGTGGTCATGGTCTCTGGTGCCCTGATCATGGACTCCTTTCTGGGCAATCTGCAAGAAGTCATTTTCACCATGAATCCGGAAACCACCCAggttatttaagatttttcaCATCCCACATACCAATCTCTCCATATAACGCCCATAAATTTGTGTTACATAAAGTGATCGGTTTTGTTATCTTCTTGAACATAGACGGAGATGCTGTTCTGTTCAACTGTGGTCGGGTTACCATTCTTGGTCCCACCAATGATTTTAACAGGGGAACTCTTCAAAGCATGGACTTCGTGCTCT is a genomic window containing:
- the LOC116203583 gene encoding UDP-galactose/UDP-glucose transporter 2-like, whose protein sequence is MKKEEQSLSLFGINLSERPRWQQFFICSSGFFFGYLVNGVCEEYVYNRLQFSYGWYFTFVQGFVYLFLLYLQGFTTKQMVNPWKTYVKLSAVLMGSHGLTKGSLAFLNYPAQLMFKSTKVLPVMIMGTFIPGLRRKYPPREYVSAILLVVGLILFTLADAQTSPNFSVIGVVMVSGALIMDSFLGNLQEVIFTMNPETTQTEMLFCSTVVGLPFLVPPMILTGELFKAWTSCSKHPYVYAVLVFEAMATFIGQVSVLSLIAIFGAATTAMVTTARKAVTLLLSYLIFTKPLTEQHGTGLLLIAMGITLKLLPSDDKPKKKASISSSPDIGNGKSPSWEEMARSDNRVREEEEERRPLV